A genomic stretch from uncultured Cohaesibacter sp. includes:
- a CDS encoding histidine phosphotransferase family protein, whose amino-acid sequence MSGIDTLSSMDLAALLCSRVCHDIISPVGAVINGLEVLEEDNGEEMQTFAMELITKSASTASAKLQFARLAFGAAGSAGAEIDTGDAESVARGYMNSEKAEIEWEGTRVLMPKNLVKLLLNLIMISISTIPRGGTIKVSHEGDAKYPTFKLVSEGKNARIPASLDRLLRGRPADEQGFTANSIQPYYTGLLAREAKMDLAFDWVDDTITIQAKPVHIPSADEMIGQAIPSDESNKAQ is encoded by the coding sequence ATGTCTGGTATTGATACACTGTCTTCGATGGATTTGGCCGCGCTGCTTTGCAGCCGTGTTTGTCACGATATTATTAGTCCTGTCGGGGCCGTTATCAACGGTCTGGAAGTTCTCGAAGAAGATAATGGCGAAGAAATGCAAACCTTCGCCATGGAGCTTATTACCAAAAGTGCCAGCACGGCATCGGCCAAACTTCAGTTCGCGCGCCTCGCATTCGGCGCAGCAGGTTCGGCCGGAGCGGAAATCGATACCGGTGACGCTGAAAGTGTTGCTCGGGGCTATATGAATTCCGAAAAAGCTGAAATTGAATGGGAAGGCACGCGCGTGCTGATGCCCAAGAATCTGGTCAAGCTGCTGCTCAACCTGATCATGATCAGCATTTCTACCATTCCTCGCGGGGGCACGATCAAGGTGTCTCATGAAGGCGATGCCAAATATCCTACCTTCAAACTGGTTTCCGAAGGCAAGAATGCGCGTATCCCTGCAAGCCTCGATCGCCTGCTGCGTGGACGTCCTGCTGATGAGCAGGGATTCACGGCCAATTCCATCCAGCCTTATTACACCGGTCTGCTCGCCCGTGAAGCGAAGATGGACCTTGCGTTTGATTGGGTCGATGACACGATCACCATTCAGGCCAAGCCGGTTCACATCCCCAGTGCCGATGAAATGATCGGTCAGGCGATCCCGAGTGATGAGTCAAACAAGGCGCAATAA
- a CDS encoding DUF1134 domain-containing protein, giving the protein MMANLARSNELKHKGMELLLLAFTIAALTVFATTARAQTNEHYTTSEIVDTGHQFFGKITGGLASAVEKAVSKYGLPNGYILGQEGSGAFVAGARYGEGDLYTKNMGTHKVFWQGPSIGWDFGGDGNRTMMLVYHLPSVDYLYRRWVGVNGSAYLIGGFGVTVLSLDQQYYIVPIRSGVGARLGVNIGYLKFTRKATWNPF; this is encoded by the coding sequence ATGATGGCAAACCTGGCTAGGTCAAACGAACTGAAGCACAAAGGCATGGAATTGCTTTTGCTTGCGTTCACCATCGCGGCCCTGACGGTCTTCGCAACAACGGCACGCGCACAGACAAACGAACATTATACAACGAGCGAAATCGTTGACACCGGCCACCAGTTCTTTGGCAAGATCACCGGAGGATTGGCGTCTGCGGTTGAGAAGGCTGTTTCGAAATACGGCTTGCCGAACGGCTATATTCTCGGACAAGAAGGCAGCGGCGCATTTGTTGCCGGAGCGCGCTATGGCGAAGGCGATCTCTACACCAAGAATATGGGCACACACAAAGTCTTCTGGCAGGGCCCATCGATCGGCTGGGATTTCGGCGGCGATGGCAACCGCACAATGATGCTGGTCTATCACCTACCTAGCGTTGACTATCTTTACCGTCGCTGGGTTGGGGTCAATGGCTCGGCCTATCTGATAGGCGGCTTCGGGGTCACCGTGCTCAGCCTCGACCAGCAATATTATATTGTTCCCATTCGCTCAGGCGTGGGCGCAAGGCTCGGCGTGAATATCGGCTATTTGAAATTCACCCGCAAAGCCACCTGGAACCCGTTCTGA
- a CDS encoding peptidoglycan-binding domain-containing protein, which produces MRKTFIAALMLGFSVTSVSAPAMAGGGDAVAGAIIGGTLGLMLGGAAANSKPARRAAPRRYRSHEEVRYYASIQSRLNYLGYSAGAVDGVMGRRSRAAVSDFQYEAGFPITGRLTDEQVNVLFSPEFEQAHFNPTAPDAPLSVDPIEDDAGFSTVPQSSTASQSSVVPQVIESEPTDDMAGKTGVANAAASKAPLKPLTGANTKLTFSKGKPAFFSIALGQSYDYAKQKLSENGFNDCTGEGEIVTCSSELNEVQRRFKLGRSMSQDGQPIYMMASDTELKVDVEKRVIEQKLGKTYPELMAAPNRVISDNANCALKMARIGDVEDFIDRLEYARLTPDQEPSDALKVTVDTCDVFYKADVAKITGGYDVRVVMFDGTYLQKDFDMLAEKKLDKVDKALSF; this is translated from the coding sequence ATGAGAAAGACATTCATTGCTGCACTGATGCTCGGCTTTTCAGTGACAAGCGTTTCCGCGCCGGCCATGGCCGGTGGGGGCGATGCTGTTGCCGGTGCCATTATCGGTGGCACATTGGGATTGATGCTGGGCGGGGCAGCTGCCAATTCAAAGCCCGCTCGTCGCGCAGCCCCGAGACGCTACCGGTCGCACGAAGAGGTGCGCTATTATGCCAGCATCCAGAGCCGTTTGAATTATCTAGGCTATAGTGCCGGTGCTGTTGATGGTGTGATGGGGCGGCGGTCTCGTGCTGCGGTATCGGATTTCCAGTATGAGGCGGGCTTTCCGATCACGGGGCGGCTAACGGATGAGCAAGTCAACGTGCTGTTCTCGCCTGAATTCGAACAGGCCCATTTCAATCCAACGGCGCCAGACGCGCCGCTGTCGGTTGATCCCATCGAAGACGATGCGGGCTTCTCCACTGTTCCCCAGTCTTCCACTGCGTCTCAGTCTTCGGTTGTTCCTCAGGTTATTGAAAGTGAGCCGACAGACGATATGGCCGGCAAGACAGGCGTTGCAAATGCTGCTGCCAGCAAGGCTCCTTTGAAACCCCTGACTGGGGCCAATACAAAGCTCACATTCAGTAAGGGGAAACCGGCCTTCTTCAGCATCGCGCTGGGGCAAAGCTATGACTATGCCAAGCAGAAGCTGTCTGAAAACGGTTTTAACGATTGTACTGGCGAAGGCGAGATCGTGACTTGCAGTTCCGAGCTGAATGAAGTGCAGCGACGATTCAAACTCGGCCGCAGCATGAGCCAGGATGGTCAGCCGATCTATATGATGGCATCTGATACCGAGCTGAAGGTGGATGTCGAGAAACGGGTGATCGAGCAGAAGCTGGGAAAAACCTATCCTGAACTCATGGCAGCGCCCAACAGAGTGATCAGCGACAATGCAAATTGTGCCCTGAAGATGGCGCGTATCGGTGATGTCGAGGACTTCATTGATCGGTTGGAATATGCGCGGTTGACGCCGGATCAGGAACCATCTGACGCCCTGAAAGTGACCGTCGATACGTGCGATGTCTTCTACAAGGCGGATGTTGCGAAAATAACCGGCGGCTATGATGTCCGTGTGGTCATGTTCGATGGCACCTATCTGCAGAAAGATTTCGATATGCTGGCGGAAAAAAAATTGGACAAGGTCGACAAGGCCCTGAGCTTCTGA
- the ilvD gene encoding dihydroxy-acid dehydratase — MPDYRSKTSTHGRNMAGARALWRATGVENGDFGKPIIAVVNSFTQFVPGHVHLKDLGQMVAREIEAAGGIAKEMNTIAVDDGIAMGHDGMLYSLPSREIIADSVEYMVNAHCVDAMVCISNCDKITPGMMMAAMRLNIPSVFVSGGPMEAGKAEGVDHKLDLIDAMIMGADPQVSDEQVQKVEEFACPTCGSCSGMFTANSMNCLAESLGFALPGNGTIVATHADRKELFLAAGRKAVELCKRYYKEEDDSVLPRNIANFKAFENAMTLDIAMGGSTNTVLHLLAIAQEGEVDFTMADIDRLSRIVPNVCKLAPMTQKYHVEDCNRAGGIFGILAELDRAGLIHRDCGTVHCKTLGEAIDTYDIMGAPSQEVEDLYKAAPGGVRTVEAFSQASRYKQLDKDRAEGCIRDKEHAYSQDGGLAVLFGNIALDGCIVKTAGVDESILTFSGPARIFESQEAAVKGIIGGKIKSGDVVIIRYEGPRGGPGMQEMLYPTSYLKSMGLGKECALITDGRFSGGTSGLSIGHASPEAAAGGAIGLIEEGDTIEIDIPNRSMNVAVSDAVLAERRAVMDAKGADGWKPAQKRERIVSRSLQAYALMATSADKGAVRDLTGLKREG, encoded by the coding sequence GATGGTGGCGCGTGAAATCGAGGCTGCAGGTGGCATCGCCAAGGAAATGAACACGATTGCCGTGGACGATGGCATCGCCATGGGGCATGACGGGATGCTCTATTCGCTGCCCTCTCGCGAAATCATTGCCGACAGCGTGGAATATATGGTCAACGCCCACTGCGTTGATGCCATGGTCTGCATTTCCAACTGCGACAAGATCACCCCGGGCATGATGATGGCGGCCATGCGCCTTAATATTCCGTCTGTTTTTGTCTCGGGCGGTCCGATGGAAGCAGGCAAGGCGGAAGGGGTTGATCATAAGCTTGACCTGATCGATGCCATGATCATGGGGGCTGACCCTCAGGTATCCGATGAACAGGTACAGAAGGTGGAAGAATTCGCCTGCCCGACATGTGGTTCCTGCTCTGGCATGTTCACTGCCAACTCAATGAACTGTCTGGCTGAATCGCTGGGCTTTGCCTTGCCGGGCAACGGCACCATCGTGGCTACGCATGCTGATCGCAAGGAATTGTTCCTTGCTGCTGGCCGCAAGGCGGTGGAGTTGTGCAAACGCTATTACAAGGAAGAAGATGACAGCGTTTTGCCGCGCAATATCGCCAATTTCAAGGCGTTTGAAAATGCCATGACCCTTGATATCGCCATGGGTGGTTCCACCAATACGGTGTTGCACCTCTTGGCGATTGCGCAGGAGGGTGAAGTGGACTTCACCATGGCGGACATTGATCGTCTGTCCCGCATTGTTCCAAACGTCTGCAAGCTCGCGCCAATGACGCAGAAATATCATGTCGAGGATTGCAACCGCGCCGGTGGCATCTTCGGTATTCTGGCCGAGCTGGATCGCGCCGGACTGATCCATCGTGATTGTGGCACAGTGCATTGCAAGACGCTGGGTGAGGCCATCGACACTTATGACATCATGGGCGCGCCGAGCCAAGAGGTTGAAGATCTCTACAAGGCAGCGCCCGGTGGCGTGCGCACCGTAGAGGCTTTCTCTCAGGCCAGCCGCTACAAGCAACTGGATAAGGATCGCGCAGAAGGCTGCATTCGTGACAAGGAGCATGCCTATAGTCAGGACGGTGGTCTTGCTGTGCTGTTCGGCAACATCGCGCTGGATGGTTGCATCGTCAAAACCGCAGGCGTGGATGAGAGCATCCTCACATTCTCCGGTCCGGCCCGCATTTTCGAAAGTCAGGAAGCGGCTGTGAAAGGCATCATCGGTGGTAAGATCAAGTCTGGTGATGTGGTCATCATTCGCTATGAAGGGCCGCGTGGTGGACCGGGCATGCAGGAAATGCTCTATCCGACCTCCTATCTCAAATCCATGGGGCTGGGCAAGGAATGTGCCCTGATCACCGATGGTCGCTTTTCTGGCGGCACTTCGGGACTTTCCATCGGCCATGCTTCCCCGGAAGCAGCTGCCGGGGGCGCCATTGGCCTGATCGAAGAAGGGGATACCATCGAGATCGACATTCCAAACCGGTCTATGAATGTGGCTGTTTCTGATGCGGTGCTGGCCGAGCGTCGCGCGGTGATGGATGCCAAGGGCGCTGATGGCTGGAAGCCAGCGCAAAAGCGCGAGCGTATTGTATCCCGTTCTCTTCAGGCTTATGCCCTGATGGCAACCTCTGCCGACAAGGGCGCCGTGCGCGATCTTACCGGCCTCAAACGCGAAGGGTAA
- a CDS encoding peptide chain release factor 3, giving the protein MPLSHETRRTFAIISHPDAGKTTLTEKLLYFGGAIRMAGQVKARGEKRRAKSDWMKIEQERGISVTSSVMTFEHKDLIFNLLDTPGHEDFSEDTYRTLTAVDSAIMVIDASKGIEAQTLKLFEVCRLRDIPIITLVNKCDREAKDPFELMDEIQETLALDVSPLVLPIGSGSTFHGCYNVTNGDYYTAKTKGEAFDTIVETSGIDDAKLDDLIDGQLLEESREMIELASVGYSDFDLESYREGHLSPVIFGSALKDFGPTALLDLIADIAPMPRPSPTTVRTVSPDEKKVSGFVFKVQANMDSHHRDRVAFMRICSGDFKRGMKLRQVRTGKDVMVHSPIMFFAQDREIAQEAGPGDVIGIPNHGTIRVGDTFTEGEQMQFTGLPAFAPEVLRRVRLPDGTKVKQLRRALEDLAEEGLTQVFKPNIGSNWIIGLVGILQLDVLKSRAKAEYGVEIDFEPITYNMAVWVKCDDDAKMKSFLSANVNNIVHDREGSPVFLAKSQWEIDFTKERHPDITFMKTRELVQAEA; this is encoded by the coding sequence ATGCCATTATCTCATGAAACCCGTCGCACCTTTGCGATCATCTCGCACCCGGATGCCGGTAAAACCACACTCACGGAAAAGCTTCTCTATTTTGGCGGGGCCATCCGCATGGCCGGTCAGGTCAAGGCACGTGGCGAAAAGCGTCGCGCCAAATCCGACTGGATGAAAATCGAGCAGGAACGCGGCATCTCGGTCACCTCCTCGGTGATGACCTTCGAACACAAGGACCTGATCTTCAACCTGCTCGACACCCCGGGCCATGAAGATTTCTCCGAAGACACCTACCGTACGCTAACCGCCGTGGATAGCGCCATCATGGTCATCGACGCCTCAAAGGGTATCGAAGCCCAAACGCTGAAACTGTTCGAGGTCTGCCGCCTGCGCGATATTCCCATCATCACGCTGGTCAACAAATGCGACCGCGAGGCGAAAGATCCTTTCGAACTGATGGATGAAATTCAGGAGACTCTCGCATTGGACGTCTCCCCCTTGGTTCTGCCCATCGGGTCCGGCTCGACCTTCCATGGTTGCTATAACGTGACCAATGGCGACTATTACACAGCAAAGACCAAGGGCGAAGCATTCGACACAATCGTCGAAACCTCGGGCATCGACGATGCCAAGCTCGATGATCTGATCGATGGTCAACTGCTGGAAGAAAGCCGCGAAATGATCGAGCTGGCCTCTGTTGGCTATTCCGATTTCGATCTGGAGAGCTACCGCGAAGGCCATCTGTCTCCGGTCATCTTCGGGTCAGCTCTCAAGGATTTCGGACCAACCGCCCTGCTTGATCTGATCGCCGACATCGCCCCCATGCCACGCCCGTCACCGACGACGGTGCGCACGGTATCGCCAGATGAGAAAAAGGTTTCCGGCTTCGTCTTCAAGGTACAGGCCAACATGGATTCCCACCATCGCGACCGCGTGGCCTTCATGCGCATCTGCTCGGGCGACTTCAAGCGCGGCATGAAGCTGCGTCAGGTCCGTACAGGCAAGGATGTCATGGTGCACAGCCCAATCATGTTTTTTGCGCAGGATCGCGAGATCGCGCAGGAAGCAGGGCCAGGCGATGTGATCGGCATCCCCAACCATGGTACCATTCGTGTCGGCGATACCTTCACCGAAGGCGAACAAATGCAGTTTACGGGTCTGCCTGCCTTTGCGCCGGAAGTGTTGCGTCGCGTGCGCCTGCCAGACGGCACCAAAGTCAAACAGCTGCGCCGCGCCCTTGAGGATCTGGCCGAAGAAGGTCTCACGCAGGTGTTCAAACCCAACATCGGCTCAAACTGGATTATCGGTCTGGTGGGTATTCTGCAGCTTGACGTGCTCAAGTCCCGCGCCAAAGCCGAATATGGCGTCGAGATCGATTTCGAGCCCATCACCTACAATATGGCCGTGTGGGTCAAATGCGATGACGACGCCAAGATGAAAAGCTTCCTCTCGGCCAACGTCAACAATATCGTACATGACCGCGAAGGCAGCCCTGTCTTTCTGGCAAAAAGCCAGTGGGAAATCGACTTCACCAAGGAACGCCATCCGGACATTACCTTCATGAAGACGCGTGAGCTGGTACAGGCCGAAGCCTGA
- a CDS encoding ABC-F family ATP-binding cassette domain-containing protein: MAPPLLHLQDIHLAIGGQALLAGAELAVHEGDSIALVGRNGSGKSTLLKIAAALVEPDGGERFFQPGTTLRYLPQEPDLTAFESVLDYVEEGLAPGDAHYRAQYLLEELGLTGRENPKDISGGEARRAAIARVLAPEPDILLLDEPTNHLDLPAIEWLESELKQIRSAKVIISHDRRFLENLTRNVVWIDRGTARRSNRGFANFEAWRDEIFELEQIEEQKLKQKILAEEDWIRYGVTARRKRNVRRLGELGTLREKKQQMAQNRPQGDVKMAATEGESSGKSVIKARNIAKSFDGRTIIKDFSIEILRGDRIGIVGPNGAGKSTLINLLTEGLEPDSGTVKLGTNLQMVTLDQKRESLNPDWTLKEALTTHDGDMVQVGDSSRHVVGYMKDFLFRPEQARSPISVLSGGERGRLMLARALAKPSNFLVLDEPTNDLDLETLDLLQEVIDDYSGTVLLVSHDRDFLDRLCTTTLYAEGDGRWTEYAGGYTDMIAQRGSGVTARKTAKKEKQAKPQNNTTESAAAPKQQKGLTFKDKHLLETLPAKMDDIQGKIDRLRLRLEDPDLFSKDPETFNKAAKALEAQEELLAKAEEKWLELEILQEELGES; the protein is encoded by the coding sequence ATGGCACCACCGCTCCTTCACCTTCAGGATATTCATCTGGCCATCGGCGGACAGGCTCTACTGGCCGGCGCCGAACTGGCCGTGCATGAAGGGGATTCCATCGCGCTGGTTGGCCGAAACGGATCAGGCAAATCGACCCTGCTGAAGATTGCTGCCGCCCTTGTCGAGCCAGATGGTGGAGAACGCTTCTTCCAACCGGGAACCACCCTGCGCTACTTGCCTCAGGAACCGGACCTTACAGCCTTTGAATCTGTGCTGGATTATGTCGAAGAAGGGCTAGCCCCCGGCGATGCCCACTATCGGGCGCAATATCTGCTCGAAGAGCTCGGGCTTACCGGCAGGGAAAATCCGAAGGATATTTCCGGCGGCGAAGCCCGCAGAGCCGCCATTGCGCGGGTTCTGGCCCCTGAGCCGGATATCCTGTTGCTGGACGAGCCAACAAACCATCTCGATCTGCCCGCCATTGAATGGCTGGAGAGCGAGCTCAAGCAGATCCGCTCGGCCAAGGTCATCATCAGCCATGACCGTCGCTTTCTTGAAAATCTGACGCGCAACGTGGTCTGGATTGATCGCGGCACGGCGCGCAGATCCAATCGTGGCTTTGCCAATTTTGAAGCCTGGCGCGATGAGATTTTCGAACTCGAGCAGATCGAGGAGCAAAAGCTCAAGCAGAAGATCCTGGCCGAAGAAGACTGGATTCGCTATGGCGTCACGGCCCGACGCAAACGCAACGTGCGGCGTCTTGGCGAGTTGGGCACCCTGCGCGAAAAGAAACAGCAGATGGCGCAGAACCGTCCGCAAGGCGATGTAAAAATGGCTGCGACCGAAGGAGAGAGCTCCGGCAAATCGGTCATCAAGGCAAGAAATATTGCCAAGAGCTTTGACGGGCGCACCATCATCAAGGACTTCTCCATCGAGATCCTGCGCGGCGACCGCATCGGTATCGTCGGCCCCAATGGCGCGGGCAAATCGACCCTCATCAACCTGCTCACAGAAGGCCTTGAGCCAGATAGCGGCACGGTCAAGCTGGGCACCAATTTGCAGATGGTGACCCTTGACCAGAAGCGCGAAAGTCTCAATCCAGACTGGACGCTGAAGGAAGCCCTGACCACCCATGATGGAGACATGGTGCAGGTGGGTGACAGCTCCCGCCATGTGGTGGGCTATATGAAGGACTTTCTCTTCAGACCCGAACAGGCCCGCAGCCCCATCTCGGTGCTTTCCGGCGGGGAACGCGGCCGCCTGATGCTGGCGCGTGCACTCGCCAAGCCTTCGAATTTTCTCGTTCTGGACGAACCGACCAACGACCTCGACCTTGAAACCCTTGATCTCTTGCAGGAGGTCATCGACGACTATTCCGGCACGGTGCTGCTCGTCAGCCATGATCGTGATTTTCTCGACCGGCTGTGCACCACCACCCTATATGCCGAAGGCGATGGACGCTGGACCGAATATGCCGGTGGCTACACCGATATGATCGCCCAGCGCGGCTCAGGCGTCACCGCCCGCAAGACCGCAAAGAAGGAAAAGCAGGCCAAGCCGCAAAATAATACCACCGAGAGCGCTGCGGCTCCCAAACAGCAAAAGGGCCTAACCTTCAAGGACAAACATCTGCTTGAAACCCTTCCGGCCAAAATGGATGACATTCAGGGCAAGATAGACCGCCTGCGCTTGCGTCTTGAGGACCCCGACCTGTTCAGCAAAGACCCTGAAACCTTCAACAAGGCCGCCAAGGCGCTGGAAGCGCAGGAAGAATTGTTGGCCAAGGCCGAAGAAAAATGGTTGGAGCTGGAAATTCTGCAGGAAGAACTGGGCGAGAGCTAG
- a CDS encoding YHS domain-containing (seleno)protein, with protein sequence MRLLFLLLALVCVGLGMSSTAEASAQSRRIVTDARSGYAIYGYDPVAYFTDHSAIPGRRENEYVWNGVSWIFSSRANKAVFMQNPDVYAPQYGGHGALAMARGYASDSNPNVWAIYRNRLFLFYSYTARAAWAEAVDLHVKRADGEWPRIKGTLSR encoded by the coding sequence ATGCGTCTTCTTTTTCTTCTGCTTGCTCTTGTTTGCGTCGGATTGGGGATGAGTTCAACGGCAGAGGCGTCAGCGCAATCACGCCGGATTGTCACTGATGCCCGTTCGGGTTACGCGATCTATGGATATGATCCGGTTGCCTATTTTACCGATCATTCAGCCATTCCCGGACGGAGGGAGAATGAATATGTCTGGAATGGCGTATCATGGATCTTCTCTTCCAGAGCGAACAAGGCCGTGTTCATGCAAAATCCGGATGTTTACGCCCCTCAATATGGTGGTCACGGTGCTCTTGCCATGGCGCGCGGCTACGCATCGGACAGCAACCCTAACGTTTGGGCGATTTATAGGAACCGGCTGTTTCTTTTCTACTCCTATACTGCGCGGGCGGCTTGGGCCGAGGCTGTTGATTTGCATGTAAAGCGTGCGGATGGCGAATGGCCCAGGATCAAGGGCACCTTGTCTCGGTGA